A DNA window from Methanomassiliicoccus luminyensis B10 contains the following coding sequences:
- a CDS encoding trans-sulfuration enzyme family protein, which yields MRFETEAVHAGEEPEKQANGDVAVPIHMASTFARKKVDRPTNGYEYSRSGNPTRRALEERLAAIEGGMGALAFASGLAAEATMMFLLSSGGRVVVCNDLYGGTFRLFKKCFSQFGLGFDFVDLGDPGAVDRSLAEMTDMMWIESPTNPLLKVYDIKELAGKAHAANRETLVVVDNTFASPYFQRPLDLGADLVVHSTTKYIGGHSDVIGGCAVAKDPDLVERLRFYQNAVGAVPGPQECYLTLRGIKSLHLRMKCHQENALAVAEFLEGHDLVRRVNYPGLRSHPQHELAKRQMSGFSGMVSFELKDGLDPVKVVESTKIFALAESLGGVESLIECPSCMTHASIPREERLRCGLADGLVRLSVGVENKEDLIEDLAQALEKAR from the coding sequence ATGAGGTTCGAGACGGAAGCGGTGCACGCGGGCGAGGAGCCGGAGAAGCAGGCCAATGGGGACGTGGCGGTCCCCATACACATGGCCTCCACCTTTGCCAGGAAGAAGGTCGATCGACCGACCAACGGCTACGAGTACTCCCGCTCCGGCAATCCCACCAGGAGGGCGCTGGAAGAGCGGTTGGCAGCTATAGAGGGAGGGATGGGCGCACTGGCCTTCGCTTCCGGTCTGGCCGCCGAGGCCACCATGATGTTCCTTCTCAGCTCGGGAGGCCGGGTGGTGGTGTGCAACGACCTCTACGGAGGGACGTTCCGCCTGTTCAAGAAGTGCTTCTCCCAGTTCGGCCTGGGGTTCGACTTCGTAGACCTCGGGGACCCTGGAGCGGTGGACCGGTCACTGGCCGAAATGACCGACATGATGTGGATAGAGAGCCCCACCAACCCGCTGCTGAAGGTGTACGACATCAAGGAGCTGGCCGGGAAGGCGCATGCCGCCAACAGGGAGACTTTAGTGGTGGTGGACAACACCTTCGCCAGCCCGTACTTCCAGAGGCCCCTGGACCTCGGGGCGGACCTGGTGGTCCACTCCACCACCAAGTACATCGGCGGTCACTCCGACGTCATCGGAGGATGCGCGGTGGCCAAGGACCCCGATCTGGTGGAGAGGCTGAGGTTCTACCAGAACGCGGTCGGCGCGGTGCCCGGACCTCAGGAATGCTACCTGACGCTGCGGGGCATCAAGTCCCTGCACCTGAGGATGAAGTGCCACCAGGAGAACGCCCTGGCGGTGGCGGAGTTCCTGGAAGGCCACGATCTCGTGCGGAGGGTCAACTATCCGGGGCTCAGGAGCCATCCCCAGCACGAACTCGCCAAGAGGCAGATGAGTGGGTTCTCGGGCATGGTGTCGTTCGAGCTCAAGGACGGCCTGGACCCCGTGAAGGTGGTCGAGTCCACCAAGATCTTCGCCCTGGCGGAGAGCCTGGGCGGGGTGGAATCGCTCATCGAATGCCCCTCCTGCATGACCCATGCCTCCATCCCGCGCGAGGAAAGG
- a CDS encoding PLP-dependent cysteine synthase family protein translates to MWYENILQAIGRTPLVRLNQVTEGLEATVLAKLEFMNPGGSAKDRIALAMIEEAERRGRLVPGGTVVESTSGNTGMGLAMVSAVKGYRSVFSIPDKMSQEKIDALRAFGAHTVVTPTKVSADDPRSYYSVARRMAEEKPDALYIDQLNNPANTDAHYRTTGPEIWEQTEGKITHFVAGVGTGGTVSGIAKYLKEVSPSVKVIAADPHGSVYYHYFKTGKFPEAHSYFVEGVGEDILCRNVHFEYIDDVIQFSDKEAFLMTRRLAREEGIFAGGSSGAAVHVALQAARDLGPQDVVVVVLPDGGAKYLSKIYNDRWMREHGFLEGGIE, encoded by the coding sequence ATGTGGTATGAGAATATTCTGCAGGCCATCGGGAGGACCCCTCTGGTGCGGCTGAACCAGGTCACCGAAGGCCTCGAAGCGACAGTGCTTGCCAAGCTTGAGTTCATGAACCCCGGCGGAAGCGCCAAGGACCGCATCGCCCTGGCCATGATCGAGGAGGCTGAGAGAAGGGGCCGCCTCGTCCCCGGCGGCACGGTGGTGGAAAGCACCTCCGGGAACACCGGGATGGGGCTGGCCATGGTCAGCGCGGTGAAGGGATATCGCAGCGTGTTCAGCATCCCCGACAAGATGAGCCAAGAGAAGATCGATGCTCTGCGCGCGTTCGGGGCGCACACCGTCGTGACCCCGACCAAGGTCTCCGCCGATGATCCCCGCAGCTACTACTCGGTAGCGCGCAGGATGGCGGAGGAAAAGCCGGACGCGCTATACATCGACCAGCTCAACAACCCCGCCAACACCGACGCCCACTACCGCACCACCGGCCCGGAGATCTGGGAACAGACCGAGGGGAAGATCACCCACTTCGTCGCCGGGGTCGGCACCGGGGGGACCGTCTCGGGCATCGCCAAATATCTCAAGGAGGTCAGCCCGTCGGTCAAGGTCATCGCCGCCGACCCCCACGGCTCGGTGTACTATCACTACTTCAAGACCGGGAAGTTCCCGGAAGCCCACAGCTACTTCGTGGAGGGAGTGGGCGAGGATATCCTGTGCAGGAACGTCCACTTCGAGTACATCGACGACGTCATCCAGTTCAGCGACAAGGAGGCGTTCCTGATGACGCGCCGCCTCGCCCGGGAAGAGGGCATCTTCGCCGGCGGCTCGTCGGGGGCGGCAGTGCACGTGGCCCTGCAGGCGGCCCGGGACCTGGGACCGCAGGACGTGGTCGTGGTGGTCCTCCCCGACGGCGGGGCCAAGTATCTCAGCAAGATCTACAACGACCGGTGGATGAGGGAGCACGGCTTCCTGGAAGGAGGGATCGAATGA
- a CDS encoding ubiquitin-like small modifier protein 1 — protein sequence MKVNVKLFGHFRNIANSKEVDVDARGHTVNDVVSALVERFPELGPAVLENDQVRPYVNLFLNGKNIKELNGLATGIKEGDGIVLFPPMAGG from the coding sequence ATGAAAGTGAACGTGAAATTGTTCGGGCATTTCCGCAATATTGCCAACAGCAAGGAGGTCGATGTCGACGCCAGGGGCCACACCGTCAACGATGTGGTCTCGGCGCTGGTGGAGAGGTTCCCGGAGCTGGGACCGGCCGTGCTGGAGAACGATCAGGTGCGGCCGTACGTCAACCTCTTCCTGAACGGCAAGAACATCAAGGAGCTGAACGGCCTGGCCACCGGCATCAAGGAAGGGGACGGCATAGTGCTGTTCCCGCCCATGGCGGGCGGCTGA
- a CDS encoding HesA/MoeB/ThiF family protein, producing the protein MATDELTEYDIKRYNRQMMIKGFGEEGQKKLKSTRVFVAGVGGLGCPVTTYLAVAGFGHITIADLDVVDLSNLNRQILHWDKDVGRVKVESGLEKLTAINPSIEVSAFHGRIDENNVYDLTKGHDLIIDAMDNFPTRFLLNRAALKHGVPFIHASVWGMEGRITTIVPGKTPCLECTFPHAPPKEVFPILGATPGVLGTLQAIEAVKVVLGIGRTLEGRLLVFDGEYMEFHEIDLNKDPKCAACGHGHK; encoded by the coding sequence ATGGCGACGGACGAACTGACCGAATACGACATCAAGCGATACAACCGCCAGATGATGATCAAGGGCTTCGGGGAAGAGGGGCAGAAGAAGCTGAAGAGCACCAGGGTCTTCGTCGCCGGCGTGGGCGGCCTGGGCTGCCCGGTGACCACCTATCTGGCGGTGGCCGGGTTCGGGCACATCACCATAGCGGACCTGGACGTGGTGGACCTCTCCAACCTCAACCGGCAGATCCTGCATTGGGACAAGGACGTCGGCCGGGTGAAGGTGGAGAGCGGGCTGGAAAAGCTCACCGCGATCAACCCGAGCATAGAGGTGTCCGCGTTCCATGGTCGGATCGACGAGAACAATGTCTACGACCTCACCAAGGGACATGACCTCATCATAGACGCCATGGACAACTTCCCCACCCGCTTCCTGCTCAACAGGGCGGCGCTGAAGCACGGGGTGCCGTTCATCCACGCCTCGGTATGGGGCATGGAGGGGCGCATCACCACCATCGTCCCGGGGAAGACCCCCTGCCTCGAATGCACCTTTCCCCACGCCCCTCCCAAGGAGGTGTTCCCCATATTGGGGGCGACCCCCGGCGTGCTGGGGACCCTGCAGGCCATCGAGGCGGTGAAGGTGGTCCTGGGCATCGGAAGAACGCTAGAGGGCCGCCTGCTGGTCTTCGACGGCGAGTACATGGAGTTCCACGAGATCGATCTGAACAAGGACCCCAAGTGCGCGGCCTGCGGGCACGGGCACAAATGA
- a CDS encoding ABC transporter ATP-binding protein, translating into MTAGNRPEDRVTGTEGATICARDVVVRYGQITALDHLSLDISPGVVGLLGPNGAGKSTFIKTVLGLVDPQGGSLTVAGLDSRTDTLKVRDIVGYMPEHDCLIDPMSAVEMVAYMGRISGMSKKDAVPRSHEMLDFVGVGEERYRPIGSYSTGMKQRVKLAQAIVHDPAVLFLDEPTNGMDPLGREEMLELIARISASDKTILVSSHILQDVEKVCREAVIVSGGKVVNRGSIEDLMAPAQGRKRLTARGAPENLRAFTDLLCKEHEVVDISEEFGQVRVVLVTSADSRSIFELACRQGVRIRSYQPDKISLEDIYISSVGGVA; encoded by the coding sequence ATGACGGCGGGGAATAGGCCGGAGGACCGGGTCACGGGGACCGAGGGAGCGACCATATGCGCCCGGGACGTGGTGGTGCGGTACGGCCAGATCACGGCGCTGGACCACCTGTCCCTGGACATCTCTCCCGGAGTGGTCGGCCTGCTCGGCCCCAACGGTGCCGGCAAGAGCACTTTCATCAAGACCGTCCTTGGCCTGGTGGATCCGCAGGGCGGCTCCCTGACGGTGGCCGGCCTCGATTCCAGGACGGACACCCTGAAGGTGCGGGACATCGTCGGCTACATGCCCGAGCACGATTGCCTCATCGATCCGATGAGCGCGGTGGAGATGGTGGCGTACATGGGCCGCATCTCCGGCATGTCCAAGAAGGACGCCGTGCCCCGCAGCCACGAGATGCTCGACTTCGTCGGCGTGGGGGAAGAGCGGTACCGCCCCATCGGATCGTACTCCACGGGCATGAAGCAGAGGGTCAAGCTGGCTCAGGCAATAGTGCACGACCCCGCGGTGCTGTTCCTGGACGAGCCGACCAACGGCATGGACCCCCTGGGCCGGGAGGAGATGCTCGAGCTCATCGCCCGCATCTCCGCCTCCGACAAGACCATACTGGTGTCGTCGCACATCCTCCAGGATGTGGAGAAGGTGTGCCGCGAGGCGGTGATCGTCAGCGGCGGAAAGGTGGTGAACCGGGGAAGCATCGAGGACCTCATGGCCCCCGCGCAGGGACGCAAGAGGCTGACCGCGAGGGGAGCGCCTGAAAACCTCAGGGCCTTCACCGACCTGCTGTGCAAGGAGCACGAGGTCGTGGACATCTCCGAGGAGTTCGGGCAGGTGAGGGTGGTCCTGGTGACCTCCGCGGACAGCAGGAGCATCTTCGAGCTCGCCTGTCGGCAGGGGGTGCGGATCCGCTCCTATCAGCCGGACAAGATCTCCCTGGAGGACATCTACATAAGCTCGGTCGGCGGGGTGGCCTGA
- a CDS encoding ABC transporter permease: protein MGLNPIEYSPWTGTRSEHAQRYLVIAERVLRDKMRGWTIALIVLGIVLIDLLNLIVMIMMPHEVLTSESMLSRFGGTLFFVFTIILVSLVCGDLLAEDLRSSSITLYLSRALRPAGYLLGKSAGALMVMLMFTLLPAVMVGVAVMATQSGSDYLASLEVIGQTIAAGLWTAVFLLPLGLMLSSLTGRKTYAAVGTFMAAFVLEIIGSIFTEFDPNWHLISPFGVMYNSCLAIFGQDLSPGIDPVLLAVMAFVFTVPPALIAYYRIYRKGVGK from the coding sequence ATGGGACTTAACCCCATAGAGTACTCGCCATGGACGGGCACCAGGAGCGAGCATGCCCAGCGGTACCTGGTCATCGCCGAAAGGGTGCTCCGGGACAAGATGCGGGGCTGGACCATCGCCCTGATCGTGCTGGGCATAGTCCTCATCGACCTCCTGAACCTGATAGTGATGATCATGATGCCTCACGAGGTGCTCACCTCGGAGAGCATGCTGTCCAGGTTCGGGGGTACCCTCTTCTTCGTCTTCACCATCATCCTCGTCTCCCTGGTCTGCGGCGACCTCCTCGCCGAGGACCTCCGCAGCAGCTCCATCACGCTGTACCTGTCCCGCGCCCTGCGGCCGGCCGGGTACCTGCTGGGGAAATCTGCCGGGGCCCTCATGGTGATGCTCATGTTCACCCTCCTTCCCGCGGTCATGGTAGGGGTGGCGGTCATGGCCACCCAGTCGGGCAGCGATTACCTCGCCAGCCTGGAGGTGATAGGCCAGACCATCGCCGCGGGCCTGTGGACCGCGGTGTTCCTGCTGCCCCTGGGACTGATGCTGTCCTCCCTGACCGGGCGCAAGACCTACGCGGCGGTGGGGACCTTCATGGCCGCCTTCGTCCTGGAGATCATCGGGAGCATATTCACCGAGTTCGATCCCAACTGGCACCTCATCAGTCCGTTCGGGGTGATGTACAACTCCTGCCTGGCGATATTCGGGCAGGACCTGTCGCCGGGCATCGACCCGGTCCTCCTGGCGGTCATGGCGTTCGTGTTCACGGTGCCCCCGGCGCTCATCGCCTACTACCGCATCTACCGCAAGGGGGTGGGAAAGTGA
- a CDS encoding ABC transporter ATP-binding protein, with translation MSEAIVSAKDLSKWYGEVIGLNNFDVTIGRGITGVVGPNGAGKSTLFKLLIGTIKPNAGELLVLGRCPWKDSKLLSSIGFCPDYDFLYPDLTGRDYLRFAAGLHGIGGAARESRVDEVLGTVEMTKAADRKIGGYSKGMKQRIKIGGALMHDPPLLLLDEPFTGTDPAVRRELIDLVKMLNREQGRDIIISTHVLHEVERLTHNIALIYKGRAVATGDISEIRGLMSRYPHNIVVEGKGMVELAKMLVERDYTVSVELGPDRKGLSVKVNRPEDFFDSVPELLKNPAWELESMHSTDDDLESVFRYMVGW, from the coding sequence GTGAGCGAGGCCATCGTGTCGGCCAAGGACCTCTCCAAGTGGTATGGCGAGGTCATCGGGCTCAACAATTTCGATGTCACCATCGGGAGGGGGATCACCGGCGTGGTCGGGCCGAACGGCGCCGGGAAGAGCACCCTGTTCAAGCTGCTCATCGGCACGATCAAGCCCAACGCGGGCGAGCTCCTTGTCCTCGGAAGATGCCCCTGGAAGGACAGCAAGCTGCTGTCCAGCATCGGCTTCTGCCCCGACTACGACTTCCTGTACCCCGACCTCACCGGGCGCGACTATCTGCGCTTCGCCGCCGGCCTGCACGGCATCGGCGGAGCGGCCCGGGAGAGCAGGGTCGACGAAGTGCTGGGGACGGTGGAGATGACCAAGGCTGCGGACCGCAAGATCGGCGGGTACAGCAAGGGCATGAAGCAGCGCATCAAGATCGGAGGGGCGCTCATGCACGATCCCCCGCTCCTCCTTCTGGACGAACCGTTCACCGGGACCGACCCTGCGGTTCGGAGGGAGCTTATCGACCTGGTGAAGATGCTGAACCGGGAGCAGGGGCGGGACATCATCATCTCCACGCACGTCCTGCACGAGGTCGAGCGCCTCACGCATAATATCGCTCTCATCTACAAAGGCAGGGCGGTGGCCACCGGGGACATATCGGAGATCAGAGGGCTGATGAGCCGCTACCCCCACAACATCGTGGTAGAGGGCAAGGGCATGGTCGAGCTGGCCAAGATGCTGGTGGAAAGGGATTACACCGTGTCGGTGGAGCTCGGGCCGGACCGGAAGGGGCTCAGCGTGAAGGTCAACCGGCCGGAGGACTTCTTCGATTCCGTCCCCGAGCTGCTGAAGAACCCGGCCTGGGAGCTGGAGAGCATGCACAGCACCGACGACGACCTGGAATCGGTGTTCCGGTACATGGTGGGGTGGTGA
- a CDS encoding flavodoxin family protein — MRIEIYHASKYGNGAKIAEELKHVLESRGQQVSVHHISDVGPKEVPLADLYVFGAPTRVGKPIGSMRRFVKKAALPQGARYALFATHADEVPDKKTGKMPTPQELDARRKNIPTLDAVLRDRGMVKVADKVFSVVMDEKKGSLKETMAGQLKDGWQKRAEEFADAILDAA; from the coding sequence ATGAGGATCGAAATATACCACGCCTCGAAGTACGGCAACGGAGCGAAGATCGCCGAGGAGCTGAAGCACGTCCTGGAGTCCAGGGGGCAGCAGGTCAGCGTGCATCACATCAGCGATGTCGGGCCCAAGGAGGTCCCCCTCGCCGACCTGTACGTGTTCGGCGCCCCCACCCGGGTGGGGAAGCCCATCGGGAGCATGCGCAGGTTCGTGAAGAAGGCCGCATTGCCGCAGGGAGCCAGGTACGCACTGTTCGCCACCCATGCCGACGAGGTCCCGGACAAGAAGACTGGGAAAATGCCCACCCCCCAGGAGCTTGACGCCCGGAGGAAGAACATACCCACCCTGGACGCGGTCCTGAGGGACAGGGGAATGGTCAAGGTCGCCGACAAGGTCTTCAGCGTGGTCATGGATGAGAAGAAAGGCTCCCTCAAGGAGACCATGGCCGGGCAGCTGAAGGATGGATGGCAGAAGAGAGCAGAAGAGTTCGCCGACGCCATCCTGGACGCGGCCTGA
- a CDS encoding S1C family serine protease, which translates to MAILSIALVILIVIVACYPMIQSREEEELDIKNLMSGTIEIGCGMDSSNEVSGTGFIVEYDGVKVISNAHIVTYLDNGSYMPFDHISGRFFDDDTAYELNVTSFDRGLDIAVLAFVDISRHFSVLSFGDSDHIYYGDPVLTVGNARGNGLSASSGVVSIPLININDSRAVRPAIQTSITINDGNSGGPLFDDRGQVIGMMSFRIRDSLGDIVNGMSFAVPSNEIRTYLDIVKV; encoded by the coding sequence ATGGCGATATTGTCGATCGCTCTCGTCATATTGATCGTCATCGTGGCCTGTTACCCGATGATCCAATCGAGAGAGGAGGAAGAACTCGATATCAAGAACCTGATGAGCGGGACGATCGAGATCGGTTGCGGAATGGATTCCTCGAACGAGGTCTCCGGAACGGGTTTTATCGTCGAATATGATGGCGTAAAAGTGATTAGCAATGCGCACATCGTAACATATCTCGACAACGGATCATACATGCCCTTCGATCACATCTCTGGACGGTTCTTTGACGATGATACCGCCTACGAATTGAACGTGACCTCCTTCGACCGCGGTTTGGACATCGCCGTGCTTGCTTTTGTCGACATCAGCCGTCACTTTTCGGTCCTTTCCTTCGGCGACTCCGACCATATCTATTACGGTGACCCTGTCCTCACCGTCGGCAACGCTCGGGGCAATGGATTATCGGCCTCCTCCGGGGTCGTCTCCATACCCCTGATAAATATCAACGATTCAAGGGCCGTAAGGCCGGCGATACAAACATCCATCACCATCAACGACGGCAACAGCGGAGGTCCCCTGTTCGACGACCGGGGCCAGGTCATCGGAATGATGTCCTTCCGGATACGAGATTCGCTCGGCGATATCGTCAACGGGATGAGCTTCGCCGTTCCGTCCAATGAAATACGGACCTACCTTGACATCGTCAAGGTATGA